From one Excalfactoria chinensis isolate bCotChi1 chromosome 9, bCotChi1.hap2, whole genome shotgun sequence genomic stretch:
- the GP5 gene encoding platelet glycoprotein V produces the protein MLVIRLSVVIKLFFQLDASVCPEKCDCSLKNTIHCSGPHIKDLESLNLPCNMTKIHITNTNVTYVQDVFSGMEELQHLILSSNNIDLISPVAFKGLSSLKVLKLLDNKLVELPPEVFSDTVHLQQLIIENNRLKSIQENLFDRLSSLEELFLNKNQLRALPSGVLKKLAKLKVLNLSRNALAALPRNIFSALTKLEKLMLYFNRLSSIESGIFDSLRELLELFLHSNGIQSIAPDVFHHLHKLRSLTLSRNKLEILPPGLFLHLHDLSKLTLYGNPLKSLPEVLFGEMRNLGSLWLYHTKLSTIPDFVFSNLTSLELLVLSFNPELSALPENVFSGLKELRGLSLHTNNISSLPEGIFQSLQKLQNVSLFNSRLQVLPRSLFYNLKHLQKVYLNSTQLQSLPEDLFATLPELQEVFLGDNPWKCDCQILGFREWLRKSTEVVKEAQSLMCDSPPSLRNVSLLALTDHHLQCLPTTAITYQLFKSTCSQTSSSLTMEHLKSSWETTVTAVSDIDTSTPTAVPVARTTPGFTYSHIQDVEGSGSHFLDVPTQTSPSIVETNSIRGTVLTTLAQWDELPAYRSTEPYFNTKVVCCQLFLCLHSLVLALQTVTIVLSLYVVVKTRQLLHSRNVPAQPVVLIKYIKQ, from the coding sequence ATGTTGGTGATTCGTTTGTCAGTGGTGATCaagcttttcttccagctggATGCATCTGTTTGTCCTGAGAAATGCGACTGCTCACTCAAAAACACGATTCATTGCTCTGGTCCTCACATAAAAGACCTGGAATCGTTAAATCTTCCTTGCAATATGACCAAAATTCACATAACGAACACTAATGTAACATACGTGCAGGATGTTTTCTCTGGGATGGAAGAACTGCAGCATCTCATCTTGTCTTCAAACAATATCGATCTGATTTCACCGGTGGCATTTAAAGGCTTGAGCAGCCTGAAAGTCCTCAAACTGCTGGATAACAAACTGGTTGAACTTCCTCCAGAAGTGTTCAGTGACACGGTACATCTTCAGCAGCTGATCATTGAAAATAACAGGCTGAAATCCATCCAAGAGAATCTGTTTGACAGACTAAGCAGTTTGGAGGAGCTTTTCTTGAACAAAAACCAACTAAGAGCACTTCCCAGTGGTGTGCTGAAGAAACTTGCCAAACTCAAAGTACTGAATTTGTCAAGAAATGCTTTGGCAGCGCTGCCTAGAAATATATTTAGTGCATTAACTAAGCTCGAGAAGCTGATGTTGTACTTTAACAGGCTCTCTTCAATAGAGTCTGGTATATTTGATAGCCTGAGGGAGCTGCTGGAACTCTTCCTGCATTCCAATGGCATTCAGTCTATTGCCCCTGATGTATTTCATCACCTTCATAAACTTAGAAGCCTAACGCTCTCCAGAAACAAGCTTGAGATTTTGCCCCCTGGGCTCTTTCTGCACTTGCATGATCTGTCTAAACTGACCTTATATGGGAACCCACTGAAGTCTCTTCCAGAGGTGTTGTTTGGAGAGATGAGGAATCTTGGTAGCCTGTGGCTGTATCACACAAAGCTCTCAACGATACCGGATTTTGTGTTCAGTAACTTGACCAGTTTGGAGCTGCTTGTGCTGAGTTTTAATCCGGAGCTTAGTGCTCTTCCTGAGAACGTGTTCAGTGGTCTGAAAGAACTGCGGGGCCTTTCTCTGCATACAAACAACATCTCCAGTCTGCCAGAGGGCATCTTCCAGAGCCTTCAGAAACTGCAGAACGTTTCCCTTTTCAATTCCAGGCTTCAGGTTCTTCCCAGAAGCCTCTTCTATAATCTCAAGCACCTCCAGAAGGTTTACCTCAATAGTACTCAGCTGCAGTCTCTTCCTGAAGATCTATTTGCCACTTTACCTGAGCTGCAAGAAGTCTTCCTTGGTGACAACCCTTGGAAGTGCGATTGCCAAATTCTTGGCTTCCGAGAGTGGCTCCGGAAGAGCACAGAGGTAGTGAAAGAAGCACAATCTCTAATGTGTGACAGCCCACCCTCCTTAaggaatgtttctcttctggcTCTAACAGATCACCACCTGCAGTGCCTGCCAACCACAGCCATTACATACCAGCTGTTCAAGTCGACTTGTTCCCAGACTTCATCTTCTCTTACAATGGAGCACTTGAAATCATCCTGGGAGACGACTGTAACAGCAGTGTCTGACATAGATACCAGCACACCTACAGCAGTTCCAGTTGCACGAACAACTCCGGGTTTTACCTATTCACACATTCAAGATGTTGAAGGCTCTGGCTCTCATTTCTTAGATGTTCCAACCCAAACTTCTCCCAGCATCGTAGAAACCAACAGCATCAGAGGAACAGTTCTGACTACTCTTGCCCAGTGGGATGAATTACCTGCTTACAGGAGTACCGAGCCCTATTTTAATACCAAAGTTGTTTGTTGTCAGCTATTCTTGTGCCTTCACAGTTTGGTTTTAGCACTCCAGACTGTCACCATTGTGCTCAGTCTGTATGTGGTGGTTAAAACCAGGCAACTCTTGCACTCCAGAAACGTTCCTGCTCAGCCTGTAGttctcataaaatatataaaacaataG